ATCACGGATTCGAAGTCCGGCGAGGAGCCCAGCTGCGCGATGACCGGCGCCATCTTGATGGCTTCCGGCCGCGTGCCGAAGATCGACAGGACCCGATGGCGTTCGACGGACATCCTGAATCTCAGTCCAACGCTAGCGGCGCGCCGAGGCGATGCAGCCGGAACCCGGCTGCCTGCCAATCGGCCTGCCGCCAGACGCCGCGCAGGTCGACCGCCACCCGCCCGGCCGCCCAGGCTGCCGCCTGCTGGGGATCGAGGTCGCGGAACAGGCTGTGGTCGACGAGCAGCACGATCGCCTGGGCGCCCTTCAGCCCGGTTTGCAGGTCGGGCGCGGCCGAGCATCCGGGGGCGGACGCCTGCGGGACGAAAGGATCGAAGGTGGTCACTCGCGCCCCCCGCTGCGCCATGCCCTGGGCGACGGCGATCGCCGGACTCTCGCGCAGGTCATCGACCTCGGGCTTGTAGGTCAGCCCGAGGGCGGCGATTGACTTCCCGTTCAGCCCGCCGAGAGCCCGCTCGACGAAGCCCACGCAGTACTCCGGCTGGGCGTCATTCACCTGCCGCGCCTGGCGGATCAAATGAGCTGCATCCGGGGCCGCTTCCACCAGGAACCATGGGTCGACGCCGATGCAATGCCCGCCGACCCCCGGCCCCGGCCGCAGGATGTTCACCCGTGGATGCAGGTTGGCCAGGGCGATCGCTTGCCAGACATCCACGCCGAAGCCGTCGGCCAGGCGAGCGAATTCGTTCGCCAGGGCGATGTTGCCATCACGGAAGGTGTTCTCCATCAGTTTGACCATCTCGGCGGTCGTGGCATCGGTCAGATGGATCTCGCCGCGGACAAAGATCTGGTACAGCGCCCGGCCAGCCTCGGCCGAGGCGGCACTAACCCCGCCGACCACCCGGGCGTTCTCGATGAGTTCGCGCAGGATCTGGCCCGGCAGGACGCGCTCGGGGGAGTAGCACAGGTGGAACCCCTCGCCGGCCCGCAGCCCGGAACGCTCCAGGATCGGTGCCACCAGGTCGGTCGTCGTGCGCGGCGGTGAGGTGGACTCCAGCACGACCAGGTTGCCGGGACGCAGCACAGAGACGATCGACTCGGCAGCCGCGGTCACGAAGCGCATGTCGGC
This DNA window, taken from Anaerolineales bacterium, encodes the following:
- a CDS encoding nucleotide sugar dehydrogenase, with the translated sequence MIRASGAHRVDFHKICVLGLGYIGLPTASTFAMHGLAVVGVDVNRRVVDILRDGEIHIQEPGLRSLVQAAFQSGRFVVSEAPEPADAFLLAVPTPVLPDKRADMRFVTAAAESIVSVLRPGNLVVLESTSPPRTTTDLVAPILERSGLRAGEGFHLCYSPERVLPGQILRELIENARVVGGVSAASAEAGRALYQIFVRGEIHLTDATTAEMVKLMENTFRDGNIALANEFARLADGFGVDVWQAIALANLHPRVNILRPGPGVGGHCIGVDPWFLVEAAPDAAHLIRQARQVNDAQPEYCVGFVERALGGLNGKSIAALGLTYKPEVDDLRESPAIAVAQGMAQRGARVTTFDPFVPQASAPGCSAAPDLQTGLKGAQAIVLLVDHSLFRDLDPQQAAAWAAGRVAVDLRGVWRQADWQAAGFRLHRLGAPLALD